The following nucleotide sequence is from Salvelinus sp. IW2-2015 linkage group LG26, ASM291031v2, whole genome shotgun sequence.
CTCCTTGGCCGTGGCAGTGTTACTGTATTGAACTACTCCTGGGCTGTGGCAGCCCAaagacatcggctgatgtaaaaagagattCATTAATATGTTTGAATAATTCAtatgtttgtgtttatttatttttcagaaaAGATGACAAACACTCCCTATTTTCTTCTGCCTTACCGCATCACTAGGaccctgtgttttgtgcaatCATGTGGCATAGCAGTATTTTATCCCGTATTTAAAGCCTTATCCAGAAATGTGAATTTCACCAAAAATGAAATCAAGTGTCTGAGGATGGAGCTGGACCATATGCCATaaaatctacccccccccccctgatcaCAGACCCACAGTCTCTGTCACCTTGACTGGCCTCAGCGTGACATCCTTTCTGTAGGAAAAGTGAGTCAGGTTGACCTGGGTGTACAGCCTCTCCCTGCGCTGGAGCAAGCTGTACAGAGACAGGGTGAACTTAGCCAGCACCAGGGTGCAGCCTATCTCCACCACCAGCATGGCTGTGTAGGATATCATCTGGGCCCTGCACTGAGAGGTCTTGCTCCAGGCCTGACGGGTGTAGTAGGAGGGGGACGGGTGACGAGAAGGTGCTATGTTGGGACAGCTGAAGATCCTTGGCGTGGTCAGTGGCTGTGTTGAGTCTCTCCAGGTGGTTCTGGTGATGGTGGTTCTCCGGGTGGTTCTTGTGATGGTGGTTGTTGGGAAAGTGGTAAAAAGTGTGGTGGTGGGTATTGAGGTTGTGacagtggttgtggttgtggctaaggtggttgtggttgtggtaggAGCTGTGGTTGTGTTAGGGGCTAAGGTGGTGGTTGTGGTAGGTGCTGTGGTTGTGGTAGGAGCTAAAGTGGTAGTTGTGGTAGGAGCTGTGGTTGTAGTAGGAGCTAAAGTGGTAGTTGTGGTAGGAGCTGTGGTTGTGGTAGGGGCTAAGGTGGTGGTTGTGGTAGGAGCTGTGGTTGTAGTAGGGGCTAATGTGGTAGTTGTGGTAGGGGCTAAAGTGGTGGTTGTGGTAGGAGCTGTGGTTGTTGAAGGGGCTAAAGTGGTGATTTTTGCAGATGTGGGTAATGTGGTTGTAGTCAGTGCTGTGGTTGTCCCTTTCGTGGTGGGTATCAGAGTTGTGGTAATTAGTGAGGTGGTCACAATGGTGGTTGTAGTTGGGGTGGTGGCTTCAGTTGTGGTGGCCATTGTGGTTGGCAAAGTTGTTGTAGTTGTAGGTGGCTGAGGAGTCGTAGGCTCTGTGGTTGTTGGTGTCGTAGTGGGTAGAGTAGTTGGCTGAGTGGTTGTAGGTGGCTGAGGGGTTGTAGTTGTAACTCTAGTAGTGGGCATTGTGGTTACAAgtggtgtgtttgtttgggttgtggtggtggtggtggttgtggtgagtGAAGGGATGGTGGTCAGAGGAGGACATATGAGCTGGTCCTCTTTGAGAGACATGATTTCTTGTCCCTTTAAATCCTCCGGCTGGTTACAGATCTCAGGAGACATAGACTTGATCTTGCCAGGGTTTGCCTTCATCCAATTGAAGAGGGGGACCATCCTGCAGTCACAATCCCAAATGTTGTTGTTTAAATAGACTTTGCTGAGTTTTGGTAAGGGGTCAAATATATCCTCTGGAAGTGTCCCCAGGCTATTATGAGCCAGTCTAAGGGTGGTTAGTGATGTCAGCTTTTCAAAGGTGTTTGCTTTCAATGATTTGATGTGGTTGTATTGAAGATTGAGTTCTGTTAGCTTCTCAAGGCCCTCAAAAGACTCTTCAGACACGGTGAACAATTGGTTGTTAGACAGATCCAACTTCCTGAGTTTCTTAAGAGGACTAAATACTCCCTGAGGAAGGCTGGTAATCATGTTTCGACTGAGACTCAACTCAGTCAGTTTGGGCATCTCTCCAAAGAGGACAGGGGGTAGACTTGCAAGTTTATTTCCATTTAGTGTCAATGTTTTAAGCAGAGGAAAGCCCACAAATATTTCTGGAGGCAATTCAGTCAACATGTTATTGTCCAAAAGTATCTTGTTTAATTTGTCTTTATGTGGGAACAAATTGGCTGATATTGAAGTGATTTTGTTACCCTGAAGAGCGATCTCCTTTAAATTGGAAAGATTTTCTAATATATCGTCAGGAATGGCGGTAAGTTGGTTCTCATAGAGCCTCAGTACCTCCAGTTTGTGCAGCTTTGAGAACAGGGCGGAGGACACAGAACTGAGGTGGTTTTTGGCCAGATGGAMGGTCCGAAGGTTTTCTAGGTCATCAAATGTCCCCTCCTCGATGGTGTCaatcttgtttatgtgtaattGGAGTTCTCTCAGTTTCTTAAGGCCATCAAACAATCCTTTCTCCAGACTACGGATCCTGTTGAGTTTCAGCAGAAGTTTATCCAGGTTGTGCAGGTCTTGGAAGACGTCTACAGACAAGGATGTTAGTGGGGTACTGGAGATCTCAATATGCTTGAGGTCGACCAATCCCTCGAAAGCACCATTCTCTATGGACACGGTGGGGGTGGRGATGAACTCTACCTTTTCCAGACTCGGGTTGGTGGCGAAGGCCCCCTTTGGGATGACACTGATGTTACTTTCCACAAAGAAGACCTCTGTSACACCTGCTTTCAGACTTACTGGGATCTGTGTCACTTCCTTGCCGTAAACATCCTGGTTGTCTTTGGGGCAGTCGGTCTCCTTCTCACAGGACTGAGATGAATACCCAATCAGTAAAGGCAGAAGACAGATGAAGGTGTGTCCTCTAGTCATTTTTTCCTGAAAATATATAAAACCTTTCATGTAAAGATTTTGTTTTGATATTGCAATTAACTTGATATATTCACCTTTATATTACTGATTCAAAGAGAATAGTTTGAAAGTTAACAGAAAGCTTACATGCTGCATTATTCAAGATAGCCTATGAAGCCCTGAAGTGATAcctgcaacaaaacaataaatgctAAGCAGAGCAATGACGGTATACTGTACATGCTAGTCAACTAATTCATGTAATGCTAAGTGACGTCTGARACAAAAGGAAACAGCCATACCTGATGATTTCCTCTCGTCTTGAGGCTTATAATGGACAGAGGCGAGTAAGARAGTTATAGAGAGAGTCAGGCAAACACCGTTTACTCCTGTTAATCAGCTTATCTAAGTCCCACAGCAGGCTTCCAGTGTGCTAGCATGGGGCGTGAATAGAGAACCCTCTGCTTCCAGAGACAAGAAGGAACAGAGGCCTGAGCCCATAGAACACACATTGGGGAGGTGAATGTACATATTCATAAACTAGCAGGTTCATAAAGTAGTAGGTAGAAGAGTTTCTATCATTCTTTTAGGAAAGTTTTAGTGGCAATGTCTTCATTTACCTGCCGAAAGTTGGCGGAAAGCCTACAAGCTGCATTACTCAAGATAGCCTATGAAGCCCTAATCCAGCTCTCTTGCAGTTGTGTATAATTGTGTGTTTAGTTGTTTACTTCTTGTTTCCTGTCTGTTTGAATTTAGCCTCATGTGTCCTCCACCACCACTCAGTAGCACCATTCTGCATTTCCAGCTTTCTTACCAAAATACTACAGGTACAATCAAATGTTCCTTTGTCAAATCAGGGCCGGCCTAGAACGAATCAGTTGGACAagcatttgatttccatagggAGCCTATTTTTTCATGAGACCTCCTTGCcgtaatttaactgtaaaaatgtattatctTCCTAGAGTCAATGTCCGCTCCCCCAGAAATCGAATTATCCTAATAATAAAACATCCCCCATAAAAAGCTGTCAGTTTAAGCTTGAGATATCTGTTGGATGCGTCTCAGTCCACCGCATCGGCCGATGTCGGACttcatctgaggtgaaaggtgacagagctagagtggtgtttgtcagaccatgagacatcccaaaaatcggtcttctcccAAAATCYTCTGTAGCgaacccctctatggaaagatgagactctcacgaacacgatggtgttctccgttttgctctacgaccctcgCAAGCGTCTTGGGattcgtctgaagtcggtacagccgatctgtcAACTTCTTTCTGTGTTGTCCGAACAGCTTTGGCTATACACTAATaaggtgagactctcatgaatatgtcggttgttttgctctaggactccCACAGGCCTCAGAAAACAatcttgaaaaaatgtatggaagtacagtatatatggagactgttaagGGGTTTAAATACAatacaaattcaaaataaatgtttcctgatctttcttatatctctcaaatataggacagacacttcagaacatacttccttttgatattttggggggactatctgttgttccatgtaYTGAGRKtgttattcaatgtgtttgtatgggctaatagcaataagtccaaaaagtattttcatttaatcattttttatatacagtaccagtcaaaagtttggacacacctactcattcaatgttttttctttatttgtattattttctacattgtagaataatattgaYgacatcacaactatgaaataacacatatggaatcatgtagtaaacaaaaaagtattaaacaaatcaaaatatatttaatatttagattcttcaaagtagccaccctttgccttgatgacagctttgcacactcttggcattctctcaaacagcttcatgaggtagtcacctggaatgcatttcaattaacaggtgtgcttctGTTAaaggttcatttgtggaattgctttccttcttaatgcgtttgagacaatcatttgtgttgtgacatggtagtggtggaatacagaagatagccctatttggtaaaataccaagttcatattatggcaagaacaggtcaaataagcaaagagaaatgacagtccatcattactataagacatgaaggtcagtcaatacggaacatttcaagaaaagtgcagtcacaaaaatcatcaagcgctttgatgaaactgtctctcatgaggaccgccacagggaaggaagacccagagttacctctactgcagaggataagttcattaaagttgcCAGCCTCagtaattgcagcccaaataaatgcttcacagagttcaagtaacagacacatcttaacatcaactgttcagaggagacagcacaaatcaggccttcatggtcaaattgctgcaaagaaaccaccactaaaggacaccaataataagaagagacttgcttgggccaagaaacacgagcaatggacattagaccggtggaaatctgtcctttagtctaatgagtccaaatttgacatttttggttccaactgccgtctttgtgagacgcagagtaagtgaacgaaTGATATCTGTGTGTAGgattctcaccgtgaagcatggaggaggaggtgtggtgtgaGGGGGTGcgttgctggtaacactgtcattatttgttactttgctggtaacactgtcataCTGTCATtactgggatttatttagaattgaaggcacacttaagcagcatggctaccacagcattctgcagcgatacaccatcccatctggtttgcacttagtgcgactatcatttctttttcaacaggacaatgacccaaaacacacctccaggctgtgtaaggtctaattgaccaaggagagtgatggagtgtagCATCTgatgtcctggcctccacaatcacccaacctcaacccatttgagatggtttgggatgagttcgactgcagagtgaaggaaaagcagccaacaagtgctcatcatacgtgggaactccttcaagattgttggaaaagcattcctcatgaagctggttgagagaatgccaagagtgtgcaaagctgtcatcaaagcaaagggcggctactttgaagaatctaaaatctaaaatatattttgatttgtatcacttttttggttgctatatgattccatatgtttcatttcatagtgttgatgtcttcactattattctacaatgtagaaaatagtaaaacatttaaaatagtattttttttgcgATAATTCAACCCCCCCTTTAGACTGTTATGggttaatgtggcatgaacacaaccagacattatgttttcatctgattggtTTGACAATCCCAGTTACCTTCTCACATTCATCCAAACAATTCCAGCATCTGAACAGTGCATTGTGCACCCGCCAATTCGAAACTGGCTAAaactatctcaccggagaaagcgtcagagcgagcaaaacagcgcccctctgtcttactacaTGTTGCCCATGTATTCGATGCtttctggccaaaaagagtatgacatgccatcatatttctgtccagacagcatcagacacatgggctacacatactgagacagaggggtgctgtttcgctcgctcggatgcctTATCTGAAATTGATGCAACTTTGTGTCGGCGCACGTCACGGTCAAATATTGCCCATCCCAATATTTTATTTGSCTGAGCAAGGAGGTATGGTAGACACTGTGACACTGCATGTTTGACACAGGGCCACTATTTAACACAGGACCGGCATTACGGGAGGGCCTTAGAGGGGCCTGGCCCGCCCATAACGCTGGCCTTGTGTCAAACAGGCAGTTTCACAGTTTTCCCCAGAGGAGAGGGATTGATGCTTATGCAACGGAAATATATTGTAAAATATTACTGCTAATACAATGCGAATCACTATATTCAATATTCAAATGCATTGTGACTTATATACAatattatattgttattgttcaattcATCAGTTATTTTGAAGAGAAATTGTCTTCAAGAGGCCAATGCTGTCAGAAATGAAATGACCGGGACAAGACCTATCTTTTTCCATAATGAACACAAGTGATTAAGGCCTATTCTTTATGAGAGTTTGAGGTTAACTTTTTTTCTGttcagctacctagctagctagctacatttggtCAGTCTGACTAGCTAGTCAGCTAATACTCKGTTTTTCCTGATAAGTATAGCTATTGTCTAGGTTAATGTGTGTTTTCTCATCGTAATGTGTTTATTTTCTAGGTACAGTAGCTGTGTGACAAATAACTAGCCTAATGCTATTTAATCCTACTATTTTAGCCTAGTTAGCTAGTCAACTAACCTTGCTTTAGCCTCTGGATTTTATGGTTTGTGAAATTTTGTTGAGCATGACAAATCATATATATTACTTATTATATGTCTACTAGATGGGAGTGTTTTATAGTCTACTCTAATGAAGTGTAAAACCATTGGTTGATTTGTGACACACTGCAGCATACAGTTGAGATAAGGTTTACATTCCGTTGCTAAATACCATCAGCGAGCATTAGACACATGGAATGTACAAGGATAAAGTCAGAATCTCGCCCACACACAATCAGTGGGTGCCAAGGTCATTGCAGAGCTCTTAATGTGAACCCCAGCCAACCTCATCATGAAACCTTGGCATAAACCCATCTGATCATGAATCTCTGTTGTAGCCTACTCAcaaatttgatttgtgtgttgACTTCTCACTCCAATAGCCAGGCTTCAGTTTTCCTGAAGAACAAGTGTTTGTGATGTGCAACTTGATCAAGTACTGAAGAAGAGAAGTTGAATGCCCTCACATCAATTGAACACATTGTTGttgttaaaatgtaatttttaaCACACTGTGCCACACAATGAACCCTTGTCTCTTAAGCATTTCAGAATATCACTAATATGTAGCGTATTTATTAAATATAACAGTCAGTCATTTgacttgatgtgtgtgtgtgaagcataACCATTTGCAATGAGATGAAACcagcctacagtgcattcagagagCTACTTACGTACATGTGATATTTaagacattttctaaaaacctgtttttgctttgtcattatagggtattgtgtgtagattggtgagaaaaaacaacaacaatttaatccattttagaacaaggttgtaacgtaacacaatgtggaaaaagtgaaggggtcttaatgttttcccgaatgcactgtatatctattAATTACTGCAATAAGTCTTGATATAAAAATGACACAATAACAAGCCTAGTTTCAGTTAGTAAATCATAGAAAGAAAGCTTTACTTGAAAATCAACAGCTATGTGATTAGATATATGTTGAACATTAGATTTGTTCAMTATGAAGTATTTGTccagtattgaaaataaaaacatgcatGGCATTTTGTGCATACCATCCATGCCATTTTCATGTGATTATTGTTACAGTTTATGGTatctttattttttgttgtgcAAAACATCAGACCACAGCAAGCTTGCTAAAGAGCTTCAAGAGGGACTTCGTAATCATATTATGGAATCCCAATCAGAGCCACTTATTCCATCAGAGTGGAGTTTCCCAAAAGTCAGGGCCAAGCTCGTCTGTCCTTGGTCAAGGGTTCTTAATAGCGACATGATAGGTTCCTGTGCTAACATGTTTGGGAAAGACCACATCAGAAGGTTGTTTGCTCAGGCGTGTTCAgcattactgtacagtacacctCCTATGTGGTGCTCAGGCGTGTTCAgcattactgtacagtacacctCCTATGTGGTGCTCAGGCGTGTTCAgcattactgtacagtacacctCCTATGTGGTGCTCAGGCGTGTTCAgcattactgtacagtacacctCCTATGTGGTGCTCAGGCGTGTTCAgcattactgtacagtacacctCCTATGTGGTGCTCAGGCCTCTGGGCCAGTCTAGATGACCGAGTTGTTTTTGTTCCTGCGGCCAAGGTTGCGGCTGCCTCTCTTGTTCCTCCTCCAACAGACGCAGCAGACGATGAGACTGATGATGACGGCGGTGCAGACCACCGCGGTGATAATGATCTGCGTGTTCCTGGACACGCCCTCTCCGTTCCCCCGCCCACTGCCGGTGTCCTCCCCCTGCTCCTGAGTGGGTGTGGCCTCTGCAGCAGGAGAGGGGGTGCTCGTCTTGGGAGGGGGGGTGTGGGGTTTCCTCCWCTTCTCTGTGGGGGCGATATCAGGGACGGCTGACGTAGTATCCTGCATCAGCTCGTCGTTGGTCAGGTTGGCTATGCTGTAACCGCTCAGGGCAGAGGGCGTGAGGCACACCACAGCACTGAGGTTGGTCTTGGTGGGGTGCCGTGTCAGCCAGTCTCGCAGTGGCACAATGTCCTGGTCGCACCTCCAGGGGTTGTCAGCCAGCAACACCTCCTTGGCCACCGTTAGGGTYCTGAGGAGCTCTGAGGGCAGGTTGGGTAGGGAGTTGTTGTGGAGGACCAGCTGGCCAAGTTGGGTCTGGCCCTGGAGAAGCCCTGCGGGGAGGGAGCTGATGTAATTGTGCTTGAGGGAGATGTTGACCAGCTTGGGCAGCCCCTGGAAGGTCCCTTCCCACAGGCTGGTGAGGAGGTTGGTGTGCAGGGACACTTCCCCCAGCTCGGCCAGRCCACTGAAGGCCCTGGGGGACACAGAGCTGATCTGGTTCCGGCTCAGCACCAGCAGACGTAGCTGGGTCAGGTTGCTGAAGGTTTTGCCCTCCAGGCGTGTCAGCCGGTTGTCATACAGCCACAGCTCCTTCAGGGCCATGGGCCCAAAAACCCCTGGGGACAGACTCTGGAGCTCATTCTCATACAGGGAAATCTGGGCCAAGTTTGGGAGGTTGAGGAAAATCCCCTGTGGGAGGGAAGTCAGACGGTTGCTGGAGAGATAAAGCTTCTGCAGGCTCTGCAGCTGGGAGAACAGGTTAGCGGGGAGTTGAGTGATGGCGTTATCCTGCAGAGAAATCTCCTCCAGGCTCACCAGGTCATCCAACGCTCCGTCAGGGATCTCCCTGAGAGCGTTCCGGTTCAGACGCAGGGATTTGAGATTTCTCAGGCCCCTGAAGGTGTCCCTTGAGAACTGACTGATGTTATTCCTGGCTAGGGAGAGATGCTGCAGCTCAGTGARGGAGCGAAAGGCCTCCTCAGGTACAGACGTGATGAGGTTCTTGCCTATGTCCAGGGWCCTAAGAGCAGTGAGGGAGTTGAGCCAGGCAGGGCGGAGCACCAGGAGCTTGTTGCCGCTCAGAGTCAGAGATTCCAGCTTCACCAGGTTTAGAAACAGGGCCTCAGGTAGGTCATTCAGCTCAGTGCCGGTGAAGCCCAGGGCACCCAGGTTATGACTGAGGTCAAAGGTGCCAGGGAACACCTCTCTGATCCCAGTGTCTTTGACCACAAAGATGCCAAGGGCCTCMGCAAAAGCAGCCAAGTCATGGGGTTTGAGATCGGTAATGTTGGTGTTGGAGATGTAGAAGGTGGTGGTAGAGCCAGGCACTGAGGACGGGAACTCTGTGATTGACCTGCCTTGGCAGAGGATTTTGCTGTCTCTGCACTGGCATCCATCTGGGCACACTCCAAGAACTCCACTgatggaaaagaggaggagaaaggggtggAGGTTGARTGACAGGTCCATTGATGCTCCtagaaaagaggaagaggggtTAGCTTTGTTTGAtgtcatgcacacacaaacaaaatgtcaAGTTTATGAAGCAGTATGTGTTTGCACGTGACACTAAACAAAAAATACACAAAGTAAAATAAGATGTAATAAATAAACAGAGTGAGGTGAAAAATGCGCCAGACAAATAAAGCTGCATCATAATTTCTTGAAATAGTGTTTTGTAAAATTGGTTTTATGTGGATATAAGACCATGGGAGGGTGCAGGCCAAAGAGACTAGCCTATCGTCTAGTACTAGAATCTTAAATCTCTGTTGACTTAGGGGCAATCGGCAGTTGCTATATCCATTTTTTGTACTTATTAATTGAtgatacactacataaccaaaagtatgtggacacctgctcatcgaacatctcattccaaaatcatgggcgttaatatgggGTTGTTccccccattgctgctataacagcctccactgttctgagaaggctttccactagatgttggaacattgctgcggggactWgcttccattcagccacaagaccattagtgaggtcgggcactgatgttgggcgaataggcatggctcgcagtcagcgttccaattcatccaaaaggcaTTCYatggggttgaggtcagggctctgtgcaagccagtcaagttcttccacaccaatctcgacagaccatttctgtatggacctcactttgtgcacgggggaattgtcctgctgaaacaagaaagggccttccccaaactgttcccacaaagttggtggcacataatcatctagaatgtcattgtatactgtagtgttacgattttccctcactggaactaagggacctaccCCATTCcatgacaaacagccccagaccattattcctcctccaccaaactttacagttgtcactatgcattgaggTAGgctgcgttctcctggcatccaccaaacccagattcgtccgtcggactagCAGATGGTGAAGcacgattcatcactccaaagaacgcggTTCCACCtcttccagagtccaatggcggcgagctttacacctctccaaCCAACGGTTGGCATTgcacattgtgatcttaggcttgtgtgctgctgctcggccatggaaacccatttcatgaaactcctgaAGAACACttattgtgctgacgttccttacagagacagtttggaactcggtgagtgttgcaaccgaggacagacaattattATGCGccacgtgcttcagcactcggcggtcccgttcagtgagcttgtgtggcttaccacttcccggctgagctgttgttgctcctagacgtttccacttcacaacaacagcacttacagttgaccagggaagctctagatgggcagaaatttgactaattAACTTGAtgaaaaggtgacatcctatgacggtgccacattcaacatcactgagctcttctgtaaggccattctactgccaatgtctgtctatcgagatcgcatggctgtgtgctcgattttatacacctacaagcaacgggtgtgtctgaaatagtcgaatccactaatgtggatatatatacagtggggagaacaagtatttgatacactgccaattttgcaggttttcctacttacaaaacatatagaggtctgtaatttttatcataggtacacttcaactgtgagagacggaatctaaaacaaaaatccagaaaatcacattgtatgatttttaagtaattaatttgcattttattgcatatggtctatctactagaaactcatggataatatggacacagatataaaaaaaaaaataataatactttgtacgaatacatttttaaaaagtttttcaagtattaattagctaaattaccataaattacagaagattccggtaactttgaTAAAtcaccggtagctttgcaaccctagttagcAGACACTCATATCTAGAGCCACTCGAGTAAGTGCTTCAAGTAAGGAAAATGAAACCACAGCAAATATTGTTAGGAAAAACGTCAAAAATAAGTGCACTACTAACATGTTAGTAattgaatgaaaggtgaaaagttGCAAAGTACCAGTAAAAGAATTGcaaaattcaacaaaaaatataaaacatttaagtttTATACCACCAAGTGCTGTAGTTGGAGGATGGCCACGCCAAAACCTTAGCAGACTGGTTGACTGCAGCTGTCTGGGGCTGTGGACTGTTTCAATTGTTTATAATGACAGAGGAGGCAGCTTTTAcaacccactggacacagacgtcaattcaacgtctattccacgttggttcaacgtcatatCTTTGCAATTACatagaaacaacgttgattcaaccagtgtgtgcccagtggaaaAGCTCTACCAATATTATAGTCCGTTTGGTTTCGGGCTCTCTCCATAAGGACCCTGGTTCGTTATTAAAGTCAAATGGCAGCAGAATGCTATTTTCTGTGTGGCTAGGATgtattaaaacctctacaggatcggtgtgtcTAATGTTGGCTAATGCGAttagtaacaagaacatttcccaggacatagacatatccgatattggcagaaagcttaaattcttgttaatccaatttacagtagctattaaagtgaaataataccatgctattgtttgaggagagtgcacagttatgaacttgaaaagttattaataaaccaattaggcacatttggacagttgaacagaaatgcaatgggtcATTggatgcaatggttcattggatcagtctaaaactttgcacatacactgctgccatctagtggccaaaatctaaattg
It contains:
- the LOC111953016 gene encoding carboxypeptidase N subunit 2-like isoform X2, with protein sequence MTRGHTFICLLPLLIGYSSQSCEKETDCPKDNQDVYGKEVTQIPVSLKAGVTEVFFVESNISVIPKGAFATNPSLEKVEFIXTPTVSIENGAFEGLVDLKHIEISSTPLTSLSVDVFQDLHNLDKLLLKLNRIRSLEKGLFDGLKKLRELQLHINKIDTIEEGTFDDLENLRTXHLAKNHLSSVSSALFSKLHKLEVLRLYENQLTAIPDDILENLSNLKEIALQGNKITSISANLFPHKDKLNKILLDNNMLTELPPEIFVGFPLLKTLTLNGNKLASLPPVLFGEMPKLTELSLSRNMITSLPQGVFSPLKKLRKLDLSNNQLFTVSEESFEGLEKLTELNLQYNHIKSLKANTFEKLTSLTTLRLAHNSLGTLPEDIFDPLPKLSKVYLNNNIWDCDCRMVPLFNWMKANPGKIKSMSPEICNQPEDLKGQEIMSLKEDQLICPPLTTIPSLTTTTTTTTTQTNTPLVTTMPTTRVTTTTPQPPTTTQPTTLPTTTPTTTEPTTPQPPTTTTTLPTTMATTTEATTPTTTTIVTTSLITTTLIPTTKGTTTALTTTTLPTSAKITTLAPSTTTAPTTTTTLAPTTTTTLAPTTTTAPTTTTTLAPTTTTAPTTTTTLAPTTTTAPTTTTTLAPTTTTAPTTTTTLAPNTTTAPTTTTTTLATTTTTVTTSIPTTTLFTTFPTTTITRTTRRTTITRTTWRDSTQPLTTPRIFSCPNIAPSRHPSPSYYTRQAWSKTSQCRAQMISYTAMLVVEIGCTLVLAKFTLSLYSLLQRRERLYTQVNLTHFSYRKDVTLRPVKVTETVGL
- the LOC111953017 gene encoding leucine-rich repeat-containing protein 15-like, giving the protein MDLSXNLHPFLLLFSISGVLGVCPDGCQCRDSKILCQGRSITEFPSSVPGSTTTFYISNTNITDLKPHDLAAFAEALGIFVVKDTGIREVFPGTFDLSHNLGALGFTGTELNDLPEALFLNLVKLESLTLSGNKLLVLRPAWLNSLTALRXLDIGKNLITSVPEEAFRSXTELQHLSLARNNISQFSRDTFRGLRNLKSLRLNRNALREIPDGALDDLVSLEEISLQDNAITQLPANLFSQLQSLQKLYLSSNRLTSLPQGIFLNLPNLAQISLYENELQSLSPGVFGPMALKELWLYDNRLTRLEGKTFSNLTQLRLLVLSRNQISSVSPRAFSGLAELGEVSLHTNLLTSLWEGTFQGLPKLVNISLKHNYISSLPAGLLQGQTQLGQLVLHNNSLPNLPSELLRTLTVAKEVLLADNPWRCDQDIVPLRDWLTRHPTKTNLSAVVCLTPSALSGYSIANLTNDELMQDTTSAVPDIAPTEKXRKPHTPPPKTSTPSPAAEATPTQEQGEDTGSGRGNGEGVSRNTQIIITAVVCTAVIISLIVCCVCWRRNKRGSRNLGRRNKNNSVI
- the LOC111953016 gene encoding carboxypeptidase N subunit 2-like isoform X1, giving the protein MQHEKMTRGHTFICLLPLLIGYSSQSCEKETDCPKDNQDVYGKEVTQIPVSLKAGVTEVFFVESNISVIPKGAFATNPSLEKVEFIXTPTVSIENGAFEGLVDLKHIEISSTPLTSLSVDVFQDLHNLDKLLLKLNRIRSLEKGLFDGLKKLRELQLHINKIDTIEEGTFDDLENLRTXHLAKNHLSSVSSALFSKLHKLEVLRLYENQLTAIPDDILENLSNLKEIALQGNKITSISANLFPHKDKLNKILLDNNMLTELPPEIFVGFPLLKTLTLNGNKLASLPPVLFGEMPKLTELSLSRNMITSLPQGVFSPLKKLRKLDLSNNQLFTVSEESFEGLEKLTELNLQYNHIKSLKANTFEKLTSLTTLRLAHNSLGTLPEDIFDPLPKLSKVYLNNNIWDCDCRMVPLFNWMKANPGKIKSMSPEICNQPEDLKGQEIMSLKEDQLICPPLTTIPSLTTTTTTTTTQTNTPLVTTMPTTRVTTTTPQPPTTTQPTTLPTTTPTTTEPTTPQPPTTTTTLPTTMATTTEATTPTTTTIVTTSLITTTLIPTTKGTTTALTTTTLPTSAKITTLAPSTTTAPTTTTTLAPTTTTTLAPTTTTAPTTTTTLAPTTTTAPTTTTTLAPTTTTAPTTTTTLAPTTTTAPTTTTTLAPNTTTAPTTTTTTLATTTTTVTTSIPTTTLFTTFPTTTITRTTRRTTITRTTWRDSTQPLTTPRIFSCPNIAPSRHPSPSYYTRQAWSKTSQCRAQMISYTAMLVVEIGCTLVLAKFTLSLYSLLQRRERLYTQVNLTHFSYRKDVTLRPVKVTETVGL